TACCTTACTCTATCCGCTTTGTCAAGTCTTTTTTCGGGTAATGTCCGCCTTAAACCCCACTCCCCTAAAGGTGATTCCCCTACTGCACGGGGAATGATTCCCCGTGACCCCCGGTTTTGTTGTTAACGTTTGGATAGGTAGAGTTTAAAGGTTACCTTGCTCCCCACCATCGCCTTTTCTTTTTTACAGACAACCACCTGTCTATTATCTCACCGATAATGCGTATTTGACAGGCAGTAAGTTGTCCAGTCTTATATTTTTTGAGGCATTCATGATTTCAATGCCTACTATTTTATCACCGGTTCCAATATCAAGAACTACATCTTCTGATACCCGCGTGTTTACAACTTCTTGTGTCATATCATCTAATCTGAGATAAAGTACATCTCCCTTGTCATCATATGAAACATTCATTCAAACCTCCCACTTTCCATAAAAAACATAAACCGTTATTGTTATTATAATATTTTCCTCTACAGTATAAAACACCTCAACCCTCTTGTGTTCATAGTATTTGTTTAAACGAATCTGTTTGTAGAAAATATTTTGTATTTACCGTTCTTTCCGTATTTTGCCAAAACAGGGAAGCCTGTCTTTATGACATCTATTATCTCAGCTTCACATGTACCTCGCTCCATTGCTCTTTTTAACGTATGTTGCTCTATTCGTATTTCCATATCTGACAGCCCGGCATCTCCCACATATTACAATCTCAACATTAGCACATGTAGCAATGAAGGTAAGCGTAAATCTTTAAGGCTCTTTCACGTTTTGAGTGGGTGAAAAACGTTATAGAGCCTATATTTTTAAATAGTATTCTATCGGGAGTTTTTAAACAAAGGTGAAAAATAATTACCGACCTGTTTGCCGAGAGATTTAAATATTGTTTTCAAAAAAAGCCTGGTAGCTCTTGTTCTTGGGTTATCCGCTACCGCATCTATAATCATCAACTCATCCACAAGGTCCTCCTTGCAAAGTCTCTTTGATCCCTCCAACATTGTAATAGACGGGCAAAGACTTGTCCATGCTATTAAGAGTGTTATATACAAAGAATCAACACCATCCTCAGAAGCCATTTTGCTCTTGGAGTAAACATGTTCTAAAAAACTCGGTTCCTTAAAAATCATCTTCCTTTCATCCAGCCTCGATTGCCTCAGGAATGTGGCAACACTTGTATAATGGTCTCCCTCCTCCATGATGACTAACTGATGAAAGTTGCATAACGTACAATCCTTTAGCTTTTGAGCCATTGTGCCCTTGGGCTTACCACCACAAAGAGTGCCCGCTATTGCCCAACACGATCTGCCGCCATTCTTTCCCCCGTGAAATCCATCCAGACGACTCTCCAGTGGTACAGGACATACACCTAATTCATACACTTTTGCACCACCAACTTCTCTTTGGCAGTTGTTGTATTCCCAGCAATTTAATTTAATGTCATTCATAATATTACCTCGGTTTTTTTGTAATAACCTTACTAATAATAACACAAAAGATATGAAAAAAGTTTAATGAGTTAGTAGCCACATTTAGCTGATTGTCTTTCCAATAATATTTTGCACTTCTTGAGTGTACTGGCCGTGTGTTTCGTAAAGAAAAAGCGGGGGCTCTATTGTCAGTTCAGGTTTTCCCTCTTTGACCGCCTCCATTAAATACATCTTTGCCTCAGTTTCCGTGTTGGAATGAACAAATCTTATTCGTTTAGGCTCAAATTTATTTTTTTTCAGAATTTCTATGGTCTCAACAAATCTGGATGGATGGTAAATAAAAACAAGTTTCCCCTTACCTTTAAGCAAGTAAAAGGCGGAGTTAACAAGTTCATCAAAAGTGATTTTAAGTTCATGTCTTGCAATCGCTTTTTCCATATCCGGACAAATCATACCGCTTACCGGTTTGCGGAATGGGGGGTTTGATACAACTATGTCAAAACTGTTTTGGCTAAAATACCCGTTTACTGTTCGTATATCGCGCATGTGAACAGTAATGTTGTCATCGAGAGCGTTAATTTCAACATTTCTTTTTGAAAGTGCCGATAACTCCTCCTGAATTTCTACTAAGTGGACGCCGGATTTTGTAAATTTTTTGGCAAGCAGAATTCCGATAATCCCTGAGCCTGCCCCAAAGTCAGCTATTAACTTTGTATGAAATCCACCCCTTACGAAATCACAAAGCAGCAACGAATCAATGGAAAACCTGTATCCACGCTTTCTTTGATATATTTTTATATCCTTAATGAAATCAAGCGTCAGCATGTACCCCAATCAAGGATTCAGAATATAAATTTGTGGTTTATTGATTCTTCTAAAAAGTAACGGAACTGTCAAGAAACTCAAGGAATTCTTTTGATGGTAATGGTTGGGAGAAAAGGTAGCCCTGTGCCTCATCGCATTTAAGCGCCCGCAAAAACTCCAACTGCTCATATGTTTCAACCCCCTCTGCAGTGACGTCAAGTTTAAGGCTGTGAGACATGGCTATTATGGCAGTAGATATTGCCTCATCATCGGGGTCGGTCGTTATATCTCTTACAAATGATCTGTCTATCTTAAGCCTGCATATGGGAAACCTTTTTAAATAACTCAAAGACGAATACCCCATACCAAAATCATCAATAGCAACGTGTATGCCCTTGTCCCTGACATTGCGCAGCACCTTTATGGCCTTCTCGGCATCCTCCATCACTATGCTTTCGGTTAACTCCAGTTCAAGAAGTTCAGGACTTAACTGCGTTTCTTCAAGAATATCCTCTATGGTTTTTATAAGGTTTTCCGCCCTGAATTGCTTGACTGAGAGGTTTACCGCAATTACGATAGGGGGGTAGCCTGCCCTCTGCCATGCAATACTTTCCTTACATGCTGTCCTTAGTACCCACTCTCCTATTGGTATAATTAATCCGGTTTCCTCAGCAAGAGGAATAAACTCCACAGGAGAGATTATGCCATGCTTGGGATTTAACCAACGAATTAATGCCTCAGCAGCACAAACTTTACCGGTTGTAAGGTTTATTTTGGGTTGGTAATATAGGACAAATTCGTTTCTTTCTAACGCTTTTCTCAGGTTGTTTTCAAGCTTAAGGCGTCTTAACGCTCTTGAGTTCATCTCTGTGTTGAAAAACTGATAGTTGCTTCTACCCCTTTCCTTAGCTTGATACATAGCGATGTCAGAGTTTTTCAGAAGCGTATCTATATCGTCTCCATCACTGGGATAAATACTTATGCCTATGCTAGCGCCTACAAAACAATCATGTCCGTCAAGTAAAAAAGGCTCGGAAAGTGTCTCAATAATTTTTTCAGCCACAAAAGCTGCATCCTGCACTTTTTTTATAAACGGCAGGATTATAACAAACTCATCACCTCCCACATGGGCCACAGTGTCGGTATCCCTGACACAGTTGGGAAGTTTCTTGGCAGTTTGTTTCAGAAGCAAATCTCCCATATCATGCCCCAGTGTGTCGTTGATGTGCTTAAAACCGTCAAGATCTATAAACAACAGGGCAAACATCTGGTTGTATCTGCGTGAGTGGCCCAGCGTGTGGCTCAATCTGTCGTAAAAGAGCGTTCTGTTGGGCAAATCCGTAAGTGAGTCGAAATGGGCAAGGTATTGAAGGCGCTGTTCCGCTATTTTTCTTTCTGTTATGTCTAATCCCGTTAATACTACGTATTCAACCTGACCACTGTCTTCATTTAAAAGTGCTGTATTTGACCATGTTATCAATCTCTGTTGGCCATTTTTAGTAAGCATGAAATTTTCAATGCTAAGAGGATATTGACCATCTACAATTTTAGCAAAATCCACTTTAAACGGCTCCACATCCTCTTTTCTTAGCAGGGACTCCCATACACATTTTCCCTGCAGCTCGTCAAAGGAATAATTTGTGGTAGTCTCACACATCCTGTTAAAGCGCACAATTGAACCATTTACATCTGAAACAATGACAAGAGCGCCCACTATGTCTAATATAGCATCAAGCAAATGAATATCAGAATTACTGCTGCCTGTCAAAACAGCCTCAAAGTCCCCTGTAAATCTATGCACTACAGTTGTCTCCTCTGTAGTGCTGTCTTTTTGCTCTTTATCCACATCTATCCCAATTCCTTTCATTCTTATAAACTGACCAATTCTGTATTACTAATTATATATTATAACAAATAAAAATAGTTTTAAGGTTTTAATTTACACGTATAAAATAAAAATCTTTTAACCTCCCCCTATAATCTTTCTGGCCTCACCTATTCTCATGGTTATTTTTTTCCCGTCGAGATGTTCAAGAAAAGGGAGAGCGTACTTTCTTGAGGTTTGCAAGAGGTCTCTGAATTCGGAAACACTTATCTCGGTTTTGTTCTTTGAGAATTCCTTTAATGCTGTAAGCATCTTACTGTGGTCTTCTTTTAAAAGGTAAATCGAATCGTTTATTCTGCTAACTGTCCCGTCTGAGGCCATAAGTTTCAAAATATCTGTAATTGCATTTAATTTTAACGAAAGCTTTGATGCTATTTCATCTTTAAGGGGAGGCTGAAATCCCGCAGCCTTAAGCATTTTAACTATCGCCGTACGGACATTTTCATCATCTGCGGTAAGGGTGGGATTAAAAGACTTTAACCGCACAATGTCTTTGTCTGATACCAACAGTGGAAAAGAAGGTAAAATTTTAAAAAACGCTTTTGAATCAACCGCTTTAAACTTTCCACAAAGCTCATCTTTAGAAATCCCTGCTTTAAGTGGATTAGATTTATGGAAATCTTTGAGTATTGTTGCTACTTTTGACTCCAGAGCCTTTATCATTTCCATATGGTACAAAATCTCTGAAACTTCTACAATTGTACTGCTTTTCTTTAATTTTTCAATGGCAGCATCAATTTGTTTGACATCCTCATTAATCCAGCTGTGCAGTTGTTTGCGGGTAAAGCCAGACTGAGCCACTCGTCTGATTTTCTCTGAAATTTTTTGCTCCAATGTGCCTTTTTCATAAATCTCAAGGCTTGTCATGTCTTTTCCTCTGAGTGGTGGTAAAATATCAAGTACAATCCCTCCGCCTATGGTCTCAACCGGAGAGAATCTCCTTATGATAAATCTGTCATTAACCATTGCCGTTATGGGCTCTTTCAGTCGTATCTGACAGTATGCGCTCTCAACGGGCAGGATTTTCCCTCCGCCATGGACTATCACTCTTGCAGTTAACTCTGATGTCCCTATATGAAAATGGACGATTGCCTTACCATCAAGGGCAATAGCATCCTTTAGCAGAGTGATTTTAACATCAATCCGCCTGGTTGTAATCCCTCTGTTTTGTTCAGTCAGGAGATTGCCCCGGCTTAACTCAACCCTGTCAACTCCCTGAAGGTTTACTGCAAGCCGCTGACCAGCAAAACCTGTGGTTATCGGCTGGTTATGGCTATGCAGTCCCCGCACTTTTGTCTTAATCCCTGATGGATGTATCTCTATGTGGTCATCAACTCTTACCATCCCTGATATTGCCGTTCCGGTTACAACAGTGCCAAACCCTTTTAGAGTAAAAACCCGGTCAACCGGAAGACGGAATATCCCGCCATTGGATTTCGGCAGTGTTTGCATTGCAAGGACACCGATCATTTTTTTCAGATTGTCAATATTAGTGCCGTCTTTAACGGATACCGATATAATTTCGGCATTCTCTAAAAACGTGCCACGCACAAACCCCCGGACGTCCTCAAAAACCAATGACAAAAACTCTGAGTCAACTAAATCACACTTAGTGATTGCAACTATCCCTGTCTTAATGCCAAGCAGGTTACAAATAGCAAGATGTTCTCTGCTTTGAGGCATAATGCTCTCGTCTGCGGCAATTACAAAGAGCACCATGTCTATTCCCTGAGCGCCTGCAAGCATGTTTTTAATGAGTTTTTCATGCCCCGGTACATCAACAATCCCCACCGTTGCCTCTGCATACTTTAACTCGGCAAACCCAAGATCTATAGTTATACCGCGCTGTTTTTCCTCTTTTAGCCTGTCCGGATCAACACCGGTAAGAGCCTTAACCAATGAACTCTTCCCGTGGTCTATGTGGCCTGCTGTGCCAAGAACTGCATATCTCATTATGTTAGATTTTAACTTATCTAACGAGATACAGGCAAATCATCACTGTTTTGCTTCTAAACTCCACTCCATTGACAAAGGGGGCATGCCTTTATCGCAATGCAAGTAATCGACAAAAAATCAGAAACATAGATAAAAGAACTGTTTTTGTATAGTTTCAAAATTTTAACTTGACAAATGTTCCTGTGTTAATATTATAATATGGTTGAGGTTGGTGGGGAGCTTTCTAGTTTCCTAATATAGATTTATTTAGTCTTTCCCAGACTGACTGAATCGCCAGCCTCTTTCTATTTTTCTCTTATAACTTTAAATCCCTTTAATGGCAGTTTTTTCCCGTTTATCTCTACAACTGGCGTTTTGTTTATAAATTGTAAAGCTTTTACCTTTGTAAAAAATTCAATGCTTTTTTTGTCACCAGTAAATCTTTTTCCTAAAACATATGCACCCACGTCTGCCATTTGTATGCCGACATTTTCTGAGGAAATTGCAAATAACGGAACTTTGATGATGGAATCAAAGCTTTGTCCTACTTTACATTTATGAAAGAAATTAATTAGACTTTTAGACGTTTTCTTATTAGACTCTACACCACGGTCATCAAAAATTAGTTTTGCCATAAGGTCAGGACAATTATCTTTCATAAACTGATCTATTCGTTCAAATAAGAAATAATATGGTCTTTCAAGTTGATCTACATTTTCGCAAGCCAGGTCAATCTCTTTTTCTGAAAATACAATAGAAGCAAAATATCTTACACCTAAAGTCTCCATATAACCAAAAATATTTCTTGCAAGTTCTAATCCGTTAGATTTTATACATCTTGCTTCAAGTTTAAAATAAAAATTTTTGAAAAGATCTTTTCCTTTAATTTCGCCGCTATTGACCCCTAAAAAAGCACTTTTTAGCCTATATATCTGTTTAGAACATTCATTGAAATCGCGGCTATTAATTTGCATTGCTGACAAAACTCCCACTTTGTGTTTTTTGTTAAGTGACGATTGCCAACTCTCATCTATAAAAAATAACATATAGTCAAATATAACATGATAAATCACAAAACACAAATAAAATGTCCGCTTTCTCACTTAGACAAAAGAATCCTTTTTGTCTAAGTTTTTATGAGGTTATGCAGAAATATCAGAAATGACATGTGCTTGTAATTATAATCTACAGTATGTTAAAATACTGTATTAAATTAATTTAACAGGAGGGACTTTCATGGATATTATTGCTATAATTGGTAATACTAATACGGGAAAAAGTCTTACCATCAAAGAGCTTACTGGCGCATCACGTAGTGGTCCACGGTCTATTCCTTACATAAATGGTAGCCAGCATACTTATGTGCAAATACCAGCTCTTCAGGAATCGGAAATGTACGCAAAAGATTTTTTTACCGAGGTGAATAAGCATAACGTTAGCATCGTAATTGTGACACTTCGCACAAATGGTACAACTAAACATGGTAACCTTTTTCCTGATGCAGCGACTTATCTTGATGAATTTAAAAATTATGGGTGGAACATTATTGGTGTGGCAGAATTGGTTAAAGGAGCAAGATTGACACCCACTCCAAATCTTGCCAGATACACCCCTATAGTCATTTCTAATGTCCTAAGTCAGCCAGTAAAAGTCAATGCACAACGGTTGAAAAGCGCATGGGGAATATTATAGTTGGCAGAAGCTTTAACTTCTTTCTACGCGTTGGAGCAGTCAAGTCCATAACGTTTGGGATTTCAACACCAACATTAGGAGTGGTTATTACCTTTATTGTCAAGAATCTTGCATTTTGGAGTGCTGGCACTTTTTGAACAGACTACAGCGTTACGCCAGTGGTCGTAGAGCACCTTAAAGAGGCGTTTTATTACTTAGTGGAATTGTGATGCTTTGCGATAAGCTGCCTAACAGCCGGTACTAAATCGTTCGGAACCTCCATAATGGTTGGGATATGTCTGTCGAAAGCAGATTCATCCTCGGCAACAGCCTCCTCCTCAGTTTGTTGTTCATAATGCGCTAGTACAGTCTGAACTCTTTTCTCATCCCACCCGGGTGGAAATCTGGTTTGTCTCAATCTCTTCTCCTCCTGCGCCGTCTGTAAGCTAACAAGGGCTTACCTTTTAACTCATAAGCAGTTACTAAAAAAATGCTTGATTGCTCAACGACATATATGACACGAAGGTAACGTCCTGTCTGAGTCTGACCAATAGCAACACGCGAGCCTTCACGACCACGTCGATCCTCTCCAGGTCTGCTTAAAATCTCCATTACCTCCTGCTCACCAACATCGTGTTTGTATATGTGCGGCAATCCAGACTCCGCGTCAATATAATACCGAACAATCACCGTTTTTCTGATCACACAAACAAAGGCTTATGTCTTTATTATATCTTAAACGTACCCGATAAAGACATAAACCAAAAAAGCGGTTGTACATGTCTATTCTATCACCTACCATCGTTGGCATAATTATTACTTGATAACCGGAAGTTTAGCCAGTGATTCTTTTATCTTTTCGACCGGATACGGATAATCAATAATTTTGCCGTCCATGTAATCAGCATAGGCAGTTAAGTCAAGATAACCGTGGCCGCTAAGGTTAAATACAATTGTCTTTTCTTTGCCCTCTTCTTTAGCCCTTAGTGCCTCATCAATTGCTGCTCGGATGGCATGAGAGCTCTCAGGG
This portion of the Nitrospirota bacterium genome encodes:
- a CDS encoding DUF2283 domain-containing protein: MNVSYDDKGDVLYLRLDDMTQEVVNTRVSEDVVLDIGTGDKIVGIEIMNASKNIRLDNLLPVKYALSVR
- a CDS encoding tRNA1(Val) (adenine(37)-N6)-methyltransferase, with amino-acid sequence MLTLDFIKDIKIYQRKRGYRFSIDSLLLCDFVRGGFHTKLIADFGAGSGIIGILLAKKFTKSGVHLVEIQEELSALSKRNVEINALDDNITVHMRDIRTVNGYFSQNSFDIVVSNPPFRKPVSGMICPDMEKAIARHELKITFDELVNSAFYLLKGKGKLVFIYHPSRFVETIEILKKNKFEPKRIRFVHSNTETEAKMYLMEAVKEGKPELTIEPPLFLYETHGQYTQEVQNIIGKTIS
- a CDS encoding EAL domain-containing protein; translation: MKGIGIDVDKEQKDSTTEETTVVHRFTGDFEAVLTGSSNSDIHLLDAILDIVGALVIVSDVNGSIVRFNRMCETTTNYSFDELQGKCVWESLLRKEDVEPFKVDFAKIVDGQYPLSIENFMLTKNGQQRLITWSNTALLNEDSGQVEYVVLTGLDITERKIAEQRLQYLAHFDSLTDLPNRTLFYDRLSHTLGHSRRYNQMFALLFIDLDGFKHINDTLGHDMGDLLLKQTAKKLPNCVRDTDTVAHVGGDEFVIILPFIKKVQDAAFVAEKIIETLSEPFLLDGHDCFVGASIGISIYPSDGDDIDTLLKNSDIAMYQAKERGRSNYQFFNTEMNSRALRRLKLENNLRKALERNEFVLYYQPKINLTTGKVCAAEALIRWLNPKHGIISPVEFIPLAEETGLIIPIGEWVLRTACKESIAWQRAGYPPIVIAVNLSVKQFRAENLIKTIEDILEETQLSPELLELELTESIVMEDAEKAIKVLRNVRDKGIHVAIDDFGMGYSSLSYLKRFPICRLKIDRSFVRDITTDPDDEAISTAIIAMSHSLKLDVTAEGVETYEQLEFLRALKCDEAQGYLFSQPLPSKEFLEFLDSSVTF
- the selB gene encoding selenocysteine-specific translation elongation factor, which encodes MRYAVLGTAGHIDHGKSSLVKALTGVDPDRLKEEKQRGITIDLGFAELKYAEATVGIVDVPGHEKLIKNMLAGAQGIDMVLFVIAADESIMPQSREHLAICNLLGIKTGIVAITKCDLVDSEFLSLVFEDVRGFVRGTFLENAEIISVSVKDGTNIDNLKKMIGVLAMQTLPKSNGGIFRLPVDRVFTLKGFGTVVTGTAISGMVRVDDHIEIHPSGIKTKVRGLHSHNQPITTGFAGQRLAVNLQGVDRVELSRGNLLTEQNRGITTRRIDVKITLLKDAIALDGKAIVHFHIGTSELTARVIVHGGGKILPVESAYCQIRLKEPITAMVNDRFIIRRFSPVETIGGGIVLDILPPLRGKDMTSLEIYEKGTLEQKISEKIRRVAQSGFTRKQLHSWINEDVKQIDAAIEKLKKSSTIVEVSEILYHMEMIKALESKVATILKDFHKSNPLKAGISKDELCGKFKAVDSKAFFKILPSFPLLVSDKDIVRLKSFNPTLTADDENVRTAIVKMLKAAGFQPPLKDEIASKLSLKLNAITDILKLMASDGTVSRINDSIYLLKEDHSKMLTALKEFSKNKTEISVSEFRDLLQTSRKYALPFLEHLDGKKITMRIGEARKIIGGG
- a CDS encoding DUF3800 domain-containing protein, encoding MRKRTFYLCFVIYHVIFDYMLFFIDESWQSSLNKKHKVGVLSAMQINSRDFNECSKQIYRLKSAFLGVNSGEIKGKDLFKNFYFKLEARCIKSNGLELARNIFGYMETLGVRYFASIVFSEKEIDLACENVDQLERPYYFLFERIDQFMKDNCPDLMAKLIFDDRGVESNKKTSKSLINFFHKCKVGQSFDSIIKVPLFAISSENVGIQMADVGAYVLGKRFTGDKKSIEFFTKVKALQFINKTPVVEINGKKLPLKGFKVIREK